The following coding sequences are from one Methanohalophilus halophilus window:
- the mtaB gene encoding methanol--corrinoid protein co-methyltransferase MtaB yields MTVNRYTKMAYASADDMIFGNSPNPVKAGLDLEIGAGYTTPEVNYAPRPEAGETKEKLVKEYERITRDIMERMVQVGFPSVVLETEHVQQMTNNPTWGGEVANAQKAIMEDYHDEYGIKCALRHTPGDIREDRDYLQLRGEKYNTLMESFEEVASNGADLLSIETMGGKEVFDRAILRNDVPGMLFAIGCLGTMDMEYIWQDIAKVAKKNNVVAAGDTDCAQANTAMFIAGGLLDKNLAHTLAIIARAISAPRTLAAYEAGAVGPGKDCGYENTIVKSIAGVPIAQEGKSSTCAHSDVMGNLVMQCCDLWSNESVEYHGEFGGTTVQCWGESLAYDCALMNVSLQTGQSKNLRDMMVLSDKYRDPQGYILAYDNAYKVGEAIVKDSDDIYLRAKNAAVECVNLLENADPKLQMTRFEKNALADASEALAGLTDDSDKFLSDSLEQYKKEVKVFRPENYGL; encoded by the coding sequence ATGACAGTAAACAGATACACCAAGATGGCATATGCTAGCGCAGACGATATGATTTTTGGAAACTCCCCCAATCCTGTAAAAGCAGGTCTGGACTTAGAGATTGGTGCCGGTTACACCACACCTGAAGTAAACTATGCACCAAGGCCAGAAGCCGGTGAGACCAAAGAGAAACTTGTAAAGGAATATGAGCGTATTACCCGCGACATAATGGAAAGGATGGTCCAGGTTGGTTTCCCATCAGTCGTACTGGAAACCGAGCACGTTCAGCAGATGACCAATAACCCAACCTGGGGTGGAGAAGTCGCAAATGCACAGAAAGCCATTATGGAAGATTACCATGATGAATACGGCATCAAATGCGCTCTGAGACACACTCCTGGTGACATCCGTGAAGACCGTGACTACCTGCAGTTGAGGGGAGAGAAATACAACACCCTTATGGAATCTTTCGAAGAAGTTGCATCAAACGGTGCAGATCTCTTATCCATCGAAACTATGGGTGGTAAAGAAGTCTTTGACCGTGCAATTCTGAGAAATGATGTGCCAGGTATGCTTTTTGCAATTGGTTGCCTAGGTACCATGGATATGGAATACATCTGGCAGGACATTGCCAAAGTTGCCAAGAAGAACAATGTCGTCGCAGCTGGTGATACTGACTGTGCACAGGCAAACACTGCAATGTTCATTGCAGGTGGACTCCTTGACAAAAACCTTGCCCACACCCTTGCAATAATTGCCAGGGCTATATCCGCACCACGTACCCTTGCCGCCTATGAAGCAGGTGCAGTTGGTCCGGGCAAGGACTGTGGTTACGAGAACACCATTGTAAAATCCATTGCTGGTGTCCCAATTGCCCAGGAAGGTAAGTCTTCCACATGCGCCCACTCCGATGTAATGGGTAACCTTGTAATGCAGTGCTGTGACCTATGGTCCAATGAATCCGTAGAATATCACGGTGAATTCGGTGGTACAACTGTACAGTGCTGGGGTGAATCCCTTGCATATGACTGCGCACTGATGAATGTCTCCCTCCAGACAGGTCAATCCAAGAACCTCAGGGACATGATGGTTCTCTCCGACAAGTACAGGGACCCACAGGGATACATCCTGGCCTATGACAATGCCTACAAGGTCGGTGAAGCAATTGTCAAGGATTCAGATGACATCTATCTCCGTGCAAAGAACGCTGCTGTAGAGTGTGTGAACCTGCTTGAAAACGCAGATCCCAAACTACAGATGACCAGATTCGAAAAGAATGCACTTGCTGATGCAAGTGAAGCTCTGGCTGGACTTACTGATGATTCAGACAAGTTCCTCAGTGACTCCCTTGAACAATACAAAAAGGAAGTCAAGGTATTCAGGCCGGAGAACTACGGTCTCTGA
- a CDS encoding acetate uptake transporter, whose protein sequence is MEGNIEMVKAEVADNTANPAPLGFTGLGLSAVLLSLTYVGLFPLDSMVVSMAIFLGGFAQVFAGIMAWKKGDVFAGTAFNAFGLFWFSLAGLIILQSLGWAAAAEPMSMAAYLFIWGVYTFVMLIGTLKMCSGSRVIQFVFLTLFILFILLAIINATGMTGLLVIAGIDGLLLGFGSLYAALAMVLNEICEKPVAPGI, encoded by the coding sequence ATGGAAGGAAATATTGAAATGGTGAAAGCCGAAGTAGCCGATAACACGGCCAACCCGGCACCACTTGGTTTCACTGGTCTTGGGCTTTCAGCAGTTTTGCTAAGTTTGACATATGTAGGTTTATTCCCACTTGATTCAATGGTAGTCTCAATGGCAATATTTTTGGGTGGATTTGCCCAGGTATTTGCAGGGATAATGGCATGGAAGAAAGGAGATGTATTTGCCGGAACTGCTTTTAATGCATTCGGGCTTTTCTGGTTCTCACTTGCAGGACTGATTATACTGCAGTCCCTTGGATGGGCCGCTGCAGCTGAACCAATGTCAATGGCTGCCTATCTCTTCATATGGGGTGTTTACACTTTTGTGATGCTCATAGGTACCTTGAAAATGTGTAGTGGCAGCAGAGTCATACAATTTGTATTCCTTACCCTGTTCATCCTGTTCATCCTGCTTGCAATTATCAATGCTACAGGAATGACCGGTCTACTTGTTATTGCAGGTATCGATGGACTCCTACTCGGATTTGGTTCACTATATGCAGCTCTTGCTATGGTACTAAATGAAATTTGTGAGAAACCTGTGGCTCCAGGTATTTAA
- a CDS encoding cation diffusion facilitator family transporter: MCRKTLLEKYFFMFVFLIFFISIPKILYGYFYDIIYLETSGYYSLLRGFSIVFIAGNFYVTSLSPNSLHPYGYSKYVKMGQFLVALGIGIISLLLISHALIGKYSYQKVPFIDMSGYIIVLLSVTFYLLLIHSMKKVQFPLQEEKKYNHSNNMKKEVALTIITLIGLVGIEYGYFFLDIVLSIFFFSFLVKETLSVIWESSSFLSDTSSLDEKQICNLVNSIDGASECHNVRAHGTDSDLYVDLHVCMDPKIKIIQTKPIVEQIESSLKASYSSVRDVTVHIEPIKKKGDFI; this comes from the coding sequence ATGTGCAGGAAAACATTGTTGGAAAAATATTTTTTCATGTTTGTTTTCCTGATTTTTTTTATCTCCATACCAAAGATATTGTATGGATATTTTTATGATATAATCTACCTCGAAACCAGTGGATATTATTCACTATTGAGAGGATTTTCAATCGTGTTTATTGCCGGCAATTTCTATGTTACTTCCCTTTCACCCAATTCCCTGCATCCTTATGGTTATTCTAAATATGTAAAAATGGGTCAGTTTTTGGTAGCTCTTGGAATTGGAATAATTTCCTTACTTTTAATAAGCCATGCACTTATAGGCAAATATAGTTATCAGAAAGTCCCGTTTATTGATATGTCCGGATACATTATAGTCCTGCTTTCTGTCACATTTTATCTTCTGTTAATTCATTCCATGAAAAAGGTTCAATTCCCCTTGCAGGAAGAAAAAAAATATAATCATTCTAACAATATGAAAAAAGAAGTGGCTTTAACCATAATTACATTAATAGGATTGGTAGGTATTGAATATGGATATTTTTTCCTGGATATTGTCCTTTCAATCTTTTTCTTTTCATTTTTGGTAAAAGAAACCCTTTCTGTAATTTGGGAAAGCAGCAGTTTTTTGAGTGATACATCTAGCCTGGATGAAAAGCAAATCTGCAATCTTGTAAACTCAATAGACGGGGCCAGTGAATGTCACAATGTGAGGGCACATGGAACTGATTCCGACCTTTATGTTGACCTACATGTATGTATGGATCCAAAGATAAAAATCATTCAGACCAAACCAATTGTTGAACAAATAGAATCATCCTTAAAAGCAAGTTATTCATCAGTCAGGGATGTTACTGTTCATATTGAACCTATAAAAAAGAAGGGGGACTTTATATGA